In Apostichopus japonicus isolate 1M-3 chromosome 5, ASM3797524v1, whole genome shotgun sequence, a single window of DNA contains:
- the LOC139967748 gene encoding protein phosphatase 1 regulatory subunit 3B-like, with amino-acid sequence MLDFELPSGLTREMPIDTLFQLGTSPPSFTFLYSFQQLSIEQTVHGTDRQFRKTAVQRISNLDSEQPLRSCLRILENSSKMLPRYESSEYTEDKNSFPIFDDSRTIRIEKMTASTTTVTQKHGKKKVCFADTKGYQLSTIRIMDGPSDTPPVLNHNLLKEVIQNERAEPNHPFTYVPDFEQPASNYLDFRDRLEKNNVCLENVVIRDNLTIMGTVKVRNISYEKSVKIRVSFDEWKSFRDIPASYVFASCNLGEETGACASSDKYDTFSFRFDLPPNLAGRAAYFCICYSCNQTIFWDNNKEMNYRIISLQEKETSEHQRMVNHYQTLSGEYPWTDVSFYHLADKERPYW; translated from the coding sequence ATGCTTGATTTTGAGCTCCCCAGCGGACTGACTAGAGAGATGCCCATTGACACTCTTTTTCAGCTGGGTACTAGCCCTCCATCGTTTACCTTTCTCTATTCGTTCCAACAACTCTCAATTGAACAGACAGTTCACGGTACAGACAGACAGTTCCGAAAGACCGCTGTGCAAAGAATCAGCAACTTGGATTCCGAGCAACCGTTGAGGTCGTGCTTGAGAATTTTGGAGAATTCCAGCAAAATGTTACCCAGATACGAAAGCAGTGAATACACAGAAGACAAGAATAGCTTTCCCATATTTGATGATTCTCGTACCATACGTATAGAGAAGATGACCGCCTCGACGACAACAGTTACTCAGAAGCATGGCAAAAAGAAAGTTTGCTTTGCAGATACCAAGGGCTACCAATTGAGCACTATTCGGATAATGGATGGCCCTAGCGACACTCCCCCGGTATTAAATCACAACTTGTTGAAGGAGGTTATACAAAACGAGCGGGCAGAACCTAACCACCCTTTTACCTACGTCCCTGACTTTGAGCAGCCTGCTTCGAATTACCTTGATTTCCGGGACCGACTGGAGAAAAACAATGTGTGCCTTGAAAATGTCGTCATAAGAGACAATCTCACAATCATGGGGACAGTCAAAGTGAGGAACATTTCTTACGAGAAATCGGTGAAAATAAGGGTAAGTTTCGATGAATGGAAATCGTTCAGGGACATACCAGCGTCATATGTGTTTGCGTCTTGTAACCTAGGGGAGGAGACGGGAGCTTGTGCGTCGTCGGACAAGTATGACACTTTTTCGTTTCGGTTTGACCTGCCCCCAAATTTGGCAGGCAGGGCAGCATATTTTTGTATCTGTTACTCGTGCaatcaaacaatattttggGACAACAACAAAGAGATGAATTACAGAATTATTTCTCTTCAGGAGAAGGAGACATCTGAGCATCAAAGGATGGTTAACCATTACCAGACTCTGAGCGGAGAGTATCCTTGGACGGACGTTTCGTTCTACCACTTAGCGGACAAAGAGAGACCGTACTGGTAG